TAATGGTTTTGGCCGCTTGGCTTGGGCAACGTTGTCTGATTTGATTGGTCGGCCGCTCACCTATACGTTAATTTTTGTGGTAGATGTCATCATGCTGGTCGGCATTTTGACCGTGGGCTCCCCGCTGCTCTTTGGGATTGCGTTATGCCTGATCATGTCTTGCTATGGCGCCGGGTTCTCGGTCATTCCGGCTTATCTTGGGGATGTCTTTGGCACCAAACAGCTTGGGGCGATTCATGGTTATGTGCTGACGGCCTGGGCCGCTGCGGGAATCGTTGGCCCGACGCTTCTGAGTTTTAGCGAAGAATATTTTCACAATTATACTGTTAGCTTGATCCTCTTTGTTCTTCTCGAATTGCTGGCTCTAGGGCTGTCGATTCGCATTCGGCGGGAATTCAAAGCAACTGCGCAGGATGCGAAGCATGTGACTGACTAACGGTTTTGTCTGCGAAAAGATCGACAGAGAGACTTTAGGATGAATGAAAAACATTTTGACGTTGATGTTTTGCTGGTGATATAAACGCCGTCTAATGTGGATATTAATATATCAGAACCCCGTATTTAGGTACGGGATTTTTTTATGTCTCAAAATGCTGATATGACAACATTTTTAGTTTATGCCACATATTATTGACCAAATCCAAGCGTCTTTTGTTGACAAACCTGTACGTACAGGTAAAATAAGCTCTGTAAGTGAAATCGCTTTCTGGAGGGGGAAGAAATGCGTAAGTACGATGTCATTTATCAGGATCTGAAGGACAAGATTGAAGCAGAGATTTATGTAACGGGATCGTTGCTACCAAGTGAACGGACGTTGCAGGAAATGTACCGGGCGTCGCGCGACACGATACGAAAAGCATTGCAGCTGCTCAAAGACGACGGGTTTATCCAGTCGCAAAAAGGTAAAGGTTCAACGGTGATTAATCGGCAGGAATACGTTTTTCCCGTTTCAGGAGTTGTGAGTTATGCCGAACTGGCCAAACAATTTCACTTACAGACGCGAACCGTCATTTTGGCCAATCATTTTGCAACGTTACCAGCCAAGTCGTTTAAGGACGTGGATCCACATGTGACGACTAAACAGATGCGGTTTTTGAAGCGGGTGCGGTATTTGAAAGGCGAGCCGGACATTATCGATATCGATTATCTTGATCCTAAGGTAGTGCCGCCGATTCCGGAGTCGGCAGCCAAGGATTCGTTGTATGCCTATCTTGAAGGTCAGGTGGGATTGACCATTGCCTATGCGACCAAGGAAATCACGGTGGAAACAACCACCGAAGAAGATCGGCGTTACCTGAAGTTGCCCCAAGCCGCAGTGGTCGTCGTGGTTCGCAGTTGCAGCAGTCTGGTGGATACGACAAAGTTTCAATACACGGAGTCGCGGCACCGGGCGGATCGGTTTAAGTTTCATGATTTTGCGCGGCGAATGCGGCCGTGAATGGTGGCAGGTCGAGCTTCAGTTAAAGGTGAAGATTAAGGAGGTGCATGATGGGATTTCATAAGAAAGTCATTTATCAGCTGTATCCCAAGTCATTTTATGACAGCAATGGCGACGGGGTCGGCGATTTGCGTGGCATTATTGACAAGATTGATTATCTTAAGTCATTGCACGTCGACATGATCTGGTTCAATCCATTTTTCGTGTCACCACAATACGATAACGGTTATGATGTTGCCGATTATCGCAACATTGATCCGCGGTTCGGTACGATGGCGGATTTTGAAGAATTGGCTAAGAAACTCAAAGAAGCTGGTATCGATATCATGTTGGACATGGTGTTGAATCATACCAGCACGGAACATGAATGGTTCCAGAAGGCGTTGGCTGGCGACAAGCATTATCAAGCCTATTATTATATTCGCCCGCCAAAGCCGGATGGCAGCTTGCCGACTAACTGGGAAAGCAAATTCGGCGGACCAGCGTGGGCACCGTTTGGCGACACCGGCAATTATTATCTGCATTTATATGAACGCCGCCAAGCTGATTTGGATTGGCACAATCCAGCAGTTCGGCAAGAAGCTGCAGCGATTATTAACTTTTGGCGTGCCAAGGGTGTCCACGGATTCCGGTTCGATGTGTTGAACGTGATCGGCAAGGCAGAAAAACTGGTCGATGCACCGCCAAAGGTTGCCAGCAAAACGCTGTACACGGATACGCCGATCGTTCAGGACTATTTGAAGGAATTGGCCGCTAACAGCTTCGGCCAAGACCCTAACAGCGTCACGGTGGGCGAAATGAGTTCGACAACTGTTAAGAACTCAATCGCCTACACGAAGCCGGAAAATCATGAGTTATCCATGGTTTTTCAGTTCCACCACTTGAAGACGGATTACAAGAACGGTGAAAAGTGGACGAAAGAACCGTATGACTTCAATGCATTGCGGGACATTTTGCATACCTGGGGTCAACAGTTGGATCAAGGTGGCGGCTGGCAGGCGCTGTTCTGGAATAACCACGATCAGCCACGGGCACTCAATCGTTTTGGCAACGTTGACAAGTATCGGGTTAAAAGTGCCGAAATGCTTGCTGCGGCGATTCATCTCAGTCGCGGCACTCCATATATCTATATGGGTGAGGAAATCGGCATGACCGATCCGCACTACCATTCAATGGCTGATTATGTGGATATTGAAGCCAAGAATGCTTACAAGGCATTGCTCAAGGAAGGTAAGTCGGAAAAAGAGGCGTTTGCCATCATTTTAGCGAAGGCTCGCGATAACAGTCGGACGCCGATGCAGTGGGATGATTCGGCGAATGCCGGTTTTACCACCGGCACGCCTTGGTTGCGGCCGACGAATCAAAAAGACATCAACGTCAAAGATGAGTTGGCCCATGGTGAGATTTTCCGATTTTATCAAAAGCTTATTGCACTGCGGAAACAATATGACGTGATCAGTGACGGCAGTTATGAACCGTTTGGAACCGACATCGACCGCTTGTATGCGTACGAACGGGTTGCTGGTGCGGATCACCTGCTGGTCCTGAATAACTTCAGTGACAAGGCGATCACAGTACCGCTGCCAAATCGATTCCAATCCGCAAAAGTGCTTATTACCAACGAATCAGAATTAATACCAACTGCAACGATGACATTGCCGCCGTATGCGACGATCGCATTGTTGACATCGGAAGAGAATTAAGGAGGAACCAAAAATGGCTGATGAAAAGAAGCTACACATTTTGGCGCCTGTTTCAGGGCTTGCCATGGCGATTACAGACGTCTCCGATCCGGTCTTTTCACAGAAAATGATGGGTGATGGCTTTGGTATTGAACCATCAGATGGTCAGATTGCTGCGCCGGTTGACGGACGCATCATGATGATTGCCGATACCAAGCATGCAATCGGGATTAAAGCCGATGACGGCGCCGAGTTGTTGATTCACTTGGGCATTGATACGGTTGAGTTGAAAGGCGCACCGTTTGAAATCGATACGGCAATGGATGCCAAAGTCAAAGCCGGCGACGTGATTGGCTCCATGGATTTGGATGCAATCAAGAAAGCCGGCAAAAAGACCACGGTCATTGTTGCGATTACCAATACCAATGACGTGGTTGATCATCTTGATGTCACCCCGGGCGAAGTTAAGGTTGGTGAAGAAGTTGCCGTGATGACACCTAAGGCAGCGGCGGCTACATCAACAACCGCGGCGACGCCAAATAAGAAGGAAAGCAAGTATGCGGCGACTGCCCGCCAGATTATTGCTGATGTCGGCGGGGCGCAGAACGTCAATAGTTTGATTCACTGTATCACCCGGTTGCGGTTTTATCTGAAAGATGAACAAAAGCCGGACGATGACACAGTGCGCAACATTCCGGGCGTCATTGATGTTGCCCGAGCAAACGGCCAGTATCAAGTGGTCATTGGGCAAGCCGTCACTGACGTTTATGATGAAGTCATTAAACAGTTAGGCCCCGGCTACTCTAATGCTGAAGGTACTGCGGAAGCCATTAAAGAAACCCAAGCAGAGGCTAAAGATACCAGCTTCTGGGGCACAATCAAACGTTGGACCCAAGCGTTGATCGGGACGATAACCGGATCCATGATTCCGGTTATCGGACTGTTGGCCGCCAGTGGGATGCTCAAAGGTGTTCTCAACATTATGACCACCTGGTTCCATCTTTCAACAACGGATCCGACATACGTGATTATTAATGCGATGGGCGATGCAGCTTTTTACTTCCTGCCTGTGATCGTTGGTTTCACGGCCGCGCAAAAACTCGGCTCGGATCCGGTTATCGTTGGCATTATCGGTGCGTTCCTGATTTATCCATCAATTGCTAAGATTGCAACGGCTGGTAAAGTTAGCGGTACGTTACTGGGCATGGGGGTCAATGCCAGTTTCTTCGGCTTACCTGTCCACATTGCGAATTACACGTATTCGATTTTCCCGATGATTTTTGCGGCATGGATGGCAGCCAAGCTTGAACCGTGGATCAAGAGCTGGATGCCGCTGGTTCTGCGGATGATTTTCACGCCGCTGGTTGAAATCTTCTTAGTCGGCATGACGGTTGTCTTGGTTGTCGGGCCACTGATCACGGTGCTGTCTGGTGCGATCACATCCGGGATTCAGGCATTACTCAGCTTGACGCCAATGATTTCCGACGCCATTATTGCCGGTCTGTATCAGGTTCTGGTTATCTTCGGATTGCACTGGGCGGTTATCCCGGTTATTACCGCACAATTGTCTTCGGCACACCCAGAGTCCGTGCTTAACGGCATCGTCTCCATTTCTATGATTGCCCAAGGTGCCGGCGCGTTGGCTGTCTGGGTTAAGACCAAGCACAACCCAGCACTGAAAGGTTTGTCTATTTCCGCGTTCATCAGCGCATGCTGCGGCATCACCGAACCTGCGATGTATGGTGTTAACTTGAAGTACGGCCGGGTCTTCGTCTTTGCTAGTATCGGTGCCGCAATCGGTGGCGTTGTCAATGGCCTGTTAGGTGTTTCGATGTACGGATTCA
Above is a window of Lacticaseibacillus casei DSM 20011 = JCM 1134 = ATCC 393 DNA encoding:
- the treR gene encoding trehalose operon repressor codes for the protein MRKYDVIYQDLKDKIEAEIYVTGSLLPSERTLQEMYRASRDTIRKALQLLKDDGFIQSQKGKGSTVINRQEYVFPVSGVVSYAELAKQFHLQTRTVILANHFATLPAKSFKDVDPHVTTKQMRFLKRVRYLKGEPDIIDIDYLDPKVVPPIPESAAKDSLYAYLEGQVGLTIAYATKEITVETTTEEDRRYLKLPQAAVVVVVRSCSSLVDTTKFQYTESRHRADRFKFHDFARRMRP
- the treC gene encoding alpha,alpha-phosphotrehalase, giving the protein MGFHKKVIYQLYPKSFYDSNGDGVGDLRGIIDKIDYLKSLHVDMIWFNPFFVSPQYDNGYDVADYRNIDPRFGTMADFEELAKKLKEAGIDIMLDMVLNHTSTEHEWFQKALAGDKHYQAYYYIRPPKPDGSLPTNWESKFGGPAWAPFGDTGNYYLHLYERRQADLDWHNPAVRQEAAAIINFWRAKGVHGFRFDVLNVIGKAEKLVDAPPKVASKTLYTDTPIVQDYLKELAANSFGQDPNSVTVGEMSSTTVKNSIAYTKPENHELSMVFQFHHLKTDYKNGEKWTKEPYDFNALRDILHTWGQQLDQGGGWQALFWNNHDQPRALNRFGNVDKYRVKSAEMLAAAIHLSRGTPYIYMGEEIGMTDPHYHSMADYVDIEAKNAYKALLKEGKSEKEAFAIILAKARDNSRTPMQWDDSANAGFTTGTPWLRPTNQKDINVKDELAHGEIFRFYQKLIALRKQYDVISDGSYEPFGTDIDRLYAYERVAGADHLLVLNNFSDKAITVPLPNRFQSAKVLITNESELIPTATMTLPPYATIALLTSEEN
- a CDS encoding glucose PTS transporter subunit IIA, which encodes MADEKKLHILAPVSGLAMAITDVSDPVFSQKMMGDGFGIEPSDGQIAAPVDGRIMMIADTKHAIGIKADDGAELLIHLGIDTVELKGAPFEIDTAMDAKVKAGDVIGSMDLDAIKKAGKKTTVIVAITNTNDVVDHLDVTPGEVKVGEEVAVMTPKAAAATSTTAATPNKKESKYAATARQIIADVGGAQNVNSLIHCITRLRFYLKDEQKPDDDTVRNIPGVIDVARANGQYQVVIGQAVTDVYDEVIKQLGPGYSNAEGTAEAIKETQAEAKDTSFWGTIKRWTQALIGTITGSMIPVIGLLAASGMLKGVLNIMTTWFHLSTTDPTYVIINAMGDAAFYFLPVIVGFTAAQKLGSDPVIVGIIGAFLIYPSIAKIATAGKVSGTLLGMGVNASFFGLPVHIANYTYSIFPMIFAAWMAAKLEPWIKSWMPLVLRMIFTPLVEIFLVGMTVVLVVGPLITVLSGAITSGIQALLSLTPMISDAIIAGLYQVLVIFGLHWAVIPVITAQLSSAHPESVLNGIVSISMIAQGAGALAVWVKTKHNPALKGLSISAFISACCGITEPAMYGVNLKYGRVFVFASIGAAIGGVVNGLLGVSMYGFTGSFIGFPSFAAPGWAHNPGNFAGFWIASVVTLVAAFLLVYFFGYKDADANAAKAAPKKKRLGKTVE